From a region of the Helicobacter hepaticus ATCC 51449 genome:
- a CDS encoding metal-sensing transcriptional repressor: MLEHKTMQNIHKRLKKIIGQLNGIDKMISDNAACPDVLIQLNAAKSALHKVGQIVLEGHINHCVRDSICDEANDIDKTLNELATAIEHFSRMS; the protein is encoded by the coding sequence ATGCTTGAACATAAAACGATGCAAAATATACATAAACGGCTTAAAAAAATTATTGGACAGCTTAATGGTATTGATAAAATGATAAGTGATAACGCCGCTTGCCCAGATGTGCTTATCCAGCTTAATGCTGCAAAAAGTGCGTTACACAAAGTGGGGCAAATCGTGCTTGAGGGGCATATCAATCATTGTGTGCGTGATAGTATCTGCGATGAGGCAAACGATATTGACAAAACGCTCAATGAACTTGCTACTGCAATAGAGCATTTTTCTCGTATGAGCTAG
- a CDS encoding YifB family Mg chelatase-like AAA ATPase, with the protein MVNTILSATSFGTSAKVVEVEATFTRGLPHFSITGLAHSSIQESKQRVQSALANNGITLPPLKININLSPSDLPKSGGHFDLPIALALQKQGENLEQWFAFGELGLDGSIKYLDSIYPLLLDISLLHPHAKVIVPLCAKELLSLIPNLTFYFASHLQEAIELLNNPQLHTTSQPQMTHNTLGFKHFELEGKTYFYQDEFASDFKQVCGQDIAKRAALIAAAGFHNFIMEGSPGCGKSMIAKRLLYILPPSSMQEMIENVKSQALNKQSTHYTPLRPFRNPHQSASKSSILGSATQFEVKPGEVALAHNGILFFDELPHFKKDILESLREPLENNKLAISRVHSKLEYDTNFMFVGALNPCPCGNLLSKNKQCRCQEREINLYRSKLSEPFLDRIDLFVQMSEQEDRQTQAGLDSLSMQKMVFDAFKMQKKRKQEVFNGKLDEAEIEQFCILDIDSKNLLDQASERFSLSYRAQNKLKKVARTIADLAKEEHITKAHLLEALSYRRI; encoded by the coding sequence ATGGTAAATACAATCCTAAGTGCAACAAGCTTCGGCACATCAGCAAAAGTAGTTGAAGTAGAAGCAACTTTTACAAGAGGATTGCCTCATTTTAGTATCACCGGTTTAGCTCATAGCTCTATTCAAGAATCCAAACAACGTGTGCAATCCGCGCTTGCCAATAATGGCATTACTCTCCCGCCGCTTAAAATTAATATCAATCTCTCTCCATCTGACCTTCCTAAGAGTGGTGGGCATTTTGATTTGCCTATTGCGCTCGCATTGCAAAAACAAGGAGAGAATCTTGAACAATGGTTTGCTTTTGGCGAACTTGGGCTTGATGGAAGCATAAAATATCTTGATTCTATATATCCACTTTTGCTTGATATTTCCTTACTCCACCCTCACGCAAAGGTTATTGTGCCTCTTTGCGCTAAAGAATTACTTAGTCTAATCCCCAACCTCACATTTTATTTTGCCTCGCATTTACAAGAAGCTATTGAGCTTCTTAATAATCCGCAATTACATACAACTTCGCAACCTCAAATGACACATAACACACTTGGATTTAAGCATTTTGAACTTGAAGGAAAAACTTATTTTTATCAAGATGAGTTCGCATCTGATTTTAAACAAGTATGTGGGCAAGACATTGCCAAACGCGCAGCACTCATTGCAGCAGCAGGATTCCATAATTTTATTATGGAAGGCTCACCGGGCTGTGGCAAAAGTATGATTGCCAAACGACTTTTATACATTTTACCCCCTAGCTCTATGCAGGAAATGATAGAAAATGTCAAATCTCAAGCGCTCAATAAGCAAAGCACTCATTATACACCTTTGCGTCCATTTCGTAATCCTCACCAAAGTGCGAGTAAATCAAGTATTCTTGGTTCAGCTACGCAGTTTGAAGTTAAACCAGGTGAGGTTGCTTTAGCACATAATGGCATTTTATTTTTTGATGAATTACCACATTTTAAAAAAGATATTTTAGAATCTTTGCGTGAGCCACTTGAAAACAATAAGCTTGCTATTTCCCGTGTGCATTCTAAGCTTGAATATGACACAAATTTTATGTTTGTAGGTGCGCTTAATCCTTGTCCTTGCGGCAATCTTCTCAGCAAAAATAAACAATGTCGCTGTCAAGAAAGAGAAATTAATCTCTATCGCTCAAAGCTTTCTGAACCTTTCCTTGATAGAATTGACCTTTTTGTCCAAATGAGTGAGCAAGAAGACAGGCAAACACAAGCAGGACTAGATTCTCTAAGTATGCAAAAAATGGTTTTTGATGCTTTTAAAATGCAAAAAAAACGAAAGCAAGAAGTGTTTAATGGCAAACTTGATGAGGCAGAAATTGAGCAATTTTGCATATTAGATATAGATTCTAAGAATCTACTTGACCAAGCGAGTGAGCGTTTTTCTCTCTCTTATCGCGCACAAAATAAGCTCAAAAAAGTAGCGCGCACTATTGCGGATTTAGCCAAAGAGGAGCATATCACTAAAGCTCATTTGCTTGAAGCCCTAAGTTATCGGCGTATTTAA
- a CDS encoding SIR2 family NAD-dependent protein deacylase produces MPKLVVFSGAGLSAESGLETFRDNGGLWAQYDPMEVCNYENWLDNFELVHRFYNLRREELGKVQPNAMHKFLASLPMILNKPRIALSAKKKHKDPIEVIHITQNVDDLLERAGVSNVIHLHGELCKIICPQCEHIFDIGYTHFEPHNCPNCDYGKLKPFIVFFYERAPKYVIMHDIFSQLSSKDCVLVIGTSGNVVDISTILAFAESRARIGYKILNNLQYCPSIAESVFDKIFYKPTTQAIAEIEQELEQFFIS; encoded by the coding sequence ATGCCAAAACTTGTAGTTTTTAGTGGAGCAGGATTAAGTGCAGAATCTGGGCTAGAAACATTTAGAGATAATGGTGGATTATGGGCACAATATGATCCTATGGAAGTATGTAATTATGAAAATTGGCTAGATAATTTTGAACTTGTGCATAGATTCTATAATCTTAGGCGTGAGGAATTAGGCAAAGTGCAACCGAATGCTATGCATAAATTTCTTGCTTCACTTCCTATGATTTTAAATAAGCCTCGCATTGCACTTTCTGCAAAGAAAAAACACAAAGATCCTATTGAAGTAATCCATATTACGCAAAATGTTGATGATTTGCTAGAGCGTGCAGGAGTGAGTAATGTCATACATCTCCACGGGGAATTATGCAAAATCATTTGTCCTCAATGTGAGCATATCTTTGATATAGGATATACTCATTTTGAGCCACATAATTGTCCAAATTGTGATTATGGAAAGCTTAAGCCTTTTATTGTATTTTTTTATGAGCGTGCACCTAAATATGTAATTATGCACGATATTTTTTCGCAGCTCTCAAGTAAAGATTGCGTGTTGGTCATCGGCACAAGCGGGAATGTGGTAGATATTAGCACTATTCTTGCTTTTGCAGAATCTAGAGCAAGAATTGGCTATAAAATCCTCAATAATTTACAATATTGTCCTAGCATTGCCGAATCTGTATTTGATAAAATTTTTTATAAGCCAACCACACAGGCAATAGCAGAGATAGAGCAAGAATTAGAGCAGTTTTTTATTTCCTAA